From one Anopheles cruzii chromosome 3, idAnoCruzAS_RS32_06, whole genome shotgun sequence genomic stretch:
- the LOC128273083 gene encoding uncharacterized protein LOC128273083 — translation MAPALPATFVEGFHSENYVKSMEYSPFGCTGMMVSKVSLGCGTLSQFYGDLDVEDAVKAVEMAVRQGINYIDTAPYYGQGRSEEVLGYALKNIPRQAFYVATKVGRYELDFGRMFDYSAQKTRESVEKSLQLLGIDCIDVVQIHDVEFSPSLDEVLQETLPTLEELRREGKLKFIGVSAYPMDILKELIARAPGRFDSVLCYSRNTLIDNSLKNYLPFFLQNKLAVICASGHAMGLLTNAGPQPWHPADEQMKAVCREASEYCAQRGIELGKLAMFHFVQLAGPVTFLAGMQTQKLVEINLNAYREGLSVEESEALTHLIKTVFPKIHHKNWEGIEVDRYRAAMKALTNK, via the exons AAAATTATGTGAAAAGTATGGAATATAGTCCTTTCGGATGTACCGGAATGATGGTTTCAAAAGTATCGTTGGGTTGTGGCACCTTGAGCCAATTTTACGG CGACCTAGACGTGGAGGATGCAGTCAAAGCAGTCGAGATGGCGGTCAGACAAGGAATAAACTATATCGACACTGCTCCCTATTATGGCCAAGGGCGTTCAGAAGAAGTTCTGGGCTACGCTCTTAAAAACATTCCACGTCAGGCATTCTATGTGGCCACCAAAGTGGGTCGTTATGAGCTGGACTTCGGCCGAATGTTTGACTACAGTGCACAAAAAACGCGAGAAAGCGTGGAAAAAAGTCTGCAGCTTCTTGGTATCGACTGTATCGATGTCGTTCAAATACACGACGTAGAGTTCTCTCCCAGCCTGGATGAAGTACTGCAAGAAACACTACCCACACTGGAAGAGCTACGGAGAGAAGGGAAGCTCAAATTTATCGGAGTATCGGCCTACCCGATGGATATTCTGAAAGAGTTGATCGCAAGGGCTCCCGGTCGGTTCGATTCTGTTCTCTGTTACAGCCGCAACACACTGATCGATAACTCCTTGAAGAATTACTTGCCGTTCTTTTTGCAAAATAAGCTGGCTGTTATATGTGCTTCGGGCCATGCAATGGGATTGCTGACGAACGCGGGTCCTCAGCCCTGGCATCCGGCTGACGAACAGATGAAAGCGGTATGCCGGGAAGCATCGGAATACTGCGCACAGCGAGGGATTGAGCTTGGCAAATTGGCAATGTTCCACTTCGTtcagctggctggcccggtGACGTTCCTCGCTGGCATGCAAACGCAGAAGCTAGTGGAGATCAATTTGAACGCCTACCGCGAAGGACTTTCCGTGGAAGAGTCTGAAGCCTTGACGCATTTAATAAAAAC TGTTTTTCCAAAAATTCACCACAAAAACTGGGAAGGAATCGAGGTAGATCGATACAGGGCTGCCATGAAAGCATTGACCAACAAGTAA
- the LOC128273613 gene encoding uncharacterized protein LOC128273613 yields MAPSFPATFVNGFHSEKHVKSMEYSPFGCTGMMVSKVSLGCATLSHLFGDLDVEDAIKAVEMAVRQGINYIDTAPYYGQGRSEEVLGLAFKNIPRQAFYVATKVGRYERNFEGMFDYSAQKTRESVEKSLQLLGVDCIDVVQIHDVEFSPSLELVLQETLPTLEELRSEGKLKFIGVSDYSMDFLKKVITSAPGRFDSVLCYSRNTLIDNSLKNYLPFFLQNKLAVICAAGHALGLLTNAGPQPWHPANEQMKTVCREASEYCAQRGIELGKLAMFHFVQLAGPVTFLAGMQTQKLVEINLKAYREGLSVEESEALTHLMKSVFPKIQHKNWDGIELERYRAAMKALTNK; encoded by the exons ATGGCTCCATCATTTCCTGCAACTTTTGTCAACGGTTTCCATAGTGAAAAACACGTGAAAAGTATGGAGTACAGTCCATTCGGATGTACCGGAATGATGGTTTCAAAAGTATCCCTCGGTTGTGCGACATTGAGCCATCTGTTCGG CGACCTAGACGTGGAGGATGCAATCAAAGCAGTCGAGATGGCGGTCCGACAAGGAATAAACTATATCGACACTGCTCCATATTACGGCCAAGGGCGTTCAGAGGAAGTTCTTGGTCTTGCCTTTAAGAACATTCCACGCCAGGCATTCTATGTGGCGACCAAAGTGGGTCGTTATGAGCGGAACTTCGAGGGAATGTTCGACTATAGTGCACAAAAAACGCGAGAAAGCGTTGAAAAAAGTCTTCAACTTCTTGGCGTCGACTGTATCGATGTCGTTCAAATACACGACGTGGAGTTCTCTCCCAGTCTGGAGCTTGTGCTGCAAGAAACGTTGCCCACACTGGAAGAGCTACGGAGTGAAGGGAAGCTCAAATTTATAGGAGTGTCGGATTATTCAATGGATTTTCTGAAGAAAGTGATCACAAGTGCTCCCGGTCGGTTCGATTCTGTTCTCTGTTACAGCCGCAACACACTGATCGATAACTCCTTGAAGAACTACTTGCCGTTCTTTTTGCAAAATAAGCTAGCCGTTATCTGTGCGGCCGGACATGCGTTGGGATTGCTCACGAACGCGGGTCCTCAGCCCTGGCATCCGGCTAACGAACAGATGAAAACGGTATGCCGGGAAGCGTCGGAATACTGCGCACAGCGAGGGATTGAGCTAGGAAAATTGGCAATGTTCCACTTCGTTCAGCTGGCTGGTCCGGTGACGTTCCTCGCTGGCATGCAAACGCAGAAGCTAGTGGAGATCAATTTGAAAGCCTACCGCGAAGGACTTTCCGTGGAAGAGTCTGAAGCTTTGACGCATTTAATGAAAAG TGTTTTCCCAAAAATTCAGCACAAAAACTGGGATGGAATCGAACTAGAACGATACAGGGCTGCCATGAAAGCATTGACCAACAAGTGA
- the LOC128269994 gene encoding uncharacterized protein LOC128269994 translates to MAKIASSTVWCGCLLVLLPVYHHVAAAGKSDTKPEESLFEQDLGDQFKIDASTQGVQKVNLRCGADSMRIELKTEEDFQGVMYTRGSYYKQTKPCFVKPERAARTLEMKFNLDQCQTINTGEVYSNIVVVQHDPDIVTPGDAAFAVECDFRKPRGVTVSSEIQARDSDGPASRITLTSPDPSVNTQTPNEYNSVHSESGTVTFVPSRFRNGTTMPEQRVRGTVETVEIPHSTPQLREELLETVKANATASYPPPSSR, encoded by the exons ATGGCCAAAATAGCATCTTCTACCGTTTGGTGTGGCTGCCTATTAGTGTTGCTCCCGGTGTACCATCATGTCGCGGCTGCAGGCAAATCGGATACCAAACCAGAAG AAAGCCTGTTCGAGCAGGATCTGGGCGATCAGTTTAAGATCGACGCATCGACGCAGGGTGTGCAGAAGGTGAACCTGCGATGCGGTGCCGATTCGATGCGCATCGAGCTCAAGACGGAGGAGGACTTCCAGGGTGTGATGTACACGCGGGGCAGCTACTACAAGCAGACGAAACCGTGCTTCGTCAAACCGGAGCGGGCGGCCCGTACGCTCGAGATGAAGTTCAACCTCGACCAGTGCCAAACGATCAACACCGGGGAGGTGTACTCGAACATCGTGGTCGTCCAGCACGATCCAGACATCGTGACGCCCGGAGACGCGGCGTTCGCCGTCGAGTGTGACTTCCGGAAGCCACGGGGCGTTACCGTGAGCTCCGAGATTCAGGCTCGCGATAG TGACGGACCCGCGTCGCGCATTACACTCACCAGTCCGGATCCGTCGgtaaacacacagacaccgaaCGAGTACAACTCGGTGCACAGCGAGTCGGGCACGGTGACGTTTGTGCCGAGCCGCTTCCGGAACGGCACGACGATGCCGGAGCAGCGTGTCCGGGGCACGGTTGAAACGGTCGAAATTCCACACTCCACACCGCAGCTTCGCGAGGAGCT CCTAGAAACGGTCAAAGCTAACGCCACCGCCTCCTATCCGCCGCCATCATCCCGCTAA